A region of Arabidopsis thaliana chromosome 5, partial sequence DNA encodes the following proteins:
- a CDS encoding protamine P1 family protein (FUNCTIONS IN: molecular_function unknown; INVOLVED IN: biological_process unknown; LOCATED IN: plasma membrane; BEST Arabidopsis thaliana protein match is: protamine P1 family protein (TAIR:AT2G37100.1); Has 81 Blast hits to 73 proteins in 9 species: Archae - 0; Bacteria - 0; Metazoa - 0; Fungi - 0; Plants - 81; Viruses - 0; Other Eukaryotes - 0 (source: NCBI BLink).) has protein sequence MMISRRPVSSPGRVEKYPPPFMGFLRSKSNGGSTSRSRSRSRGRSRASPLFVRRNKSAAAVAQEPSSPKVTCMGQVRVNRSKPKIKPESRDNPTRRRCEWLRNASFYNKFAGKIKTMTFWPKWRLCSFSCACRNLKEKDSPRSQLDHPTTESVREIKEEIEGEENFEIPKLFVSPATTPPINALLLTRSRSAPYRSSSLAFRFWEENNQREVESQQNVRSEKTDSEVPIEKINGFHEPEYVDRDEEEFTKLRFVRQPVLTRSKSEPARIGEKMMVLLPDEEEG, from the coding sequence atgatgatttCTCGGAGACCCGTTTCAAGTCCGGGTCGGGTAGAGAAATATCCACCGCCTTTTATGGGGTTTTTGAGAAGTAAGAGCAACGGCGGAAGTACAAGCAGGAGTAGAAGTCGAAGCAGAGGAAGGTCACGCGCTAGTCCTCTTTTCGTTCGCCGGAATAAATCCGCGGCGGCGGTGGCTCAAGAACCGTCGTCTCCGAAGGTTACTTGCATGGGTCAAGTCCGGGTCAACCGATCGAAGCCCAAAATTAAACCCGAATCTCGAGATAACCCGACCCGACGACGATGTGAGTGGCTCCGAAACGCGTCGTTTTATAACAAATTCGCCGGGAAAATCAAAACGATGACGTTTTGGCCTAAATGGAGACTCTGTTCGTTTTCGTGTGCTTGTCGGAATTTGAAGGAGAAAGATTCTCCGAGAAGTCAATTAGATCATCCGACAACGGAATCAGtcagagaaatcaaagaagaaatcgaaggagaagaaaatttcGAAATCCCTAAATTATTTGTGTCTCCGGCTACTACTCCGCCTATAAACGCTCTGTTGTTGACGAGAAGCAGATCTGCACCGTATAGATCGTCGTCGTTGGCTTTCAGATTCTGGGAAGAAAATAACCAACGAGAAGTTGAATCACAGCAAAATGTGAGATCGGAGAAAACTGATTCGGAAGTTCCCATCGAGAAAATCAATGGTTTTCACGAGCCGGAGTATGTTgacagagatgaagaagaattcaCGAAGTTAAGATTTGTACGGCAGCCGGTGTTGACAAGGAGCAAATCGGAGCCGGCGAGGATCGGCGAGAAGATGATGGTGTTGCTTcccgatgaagaagaaggttag
- a CDS encoding uncharacterized protein (unknown protein; FUNCTIONS IN: molecular_function unknown; INVOLVED IN: biological_process unknown; LOCATED IN: endomembrane system; EXPRESSED IN: 21 plant structures; EXPRESSED DURING: 13 growth stages; Has 14 Blast hits to 14 proteins in 4 species: Archae - 0; Bacteria - 0; Metazoa - 0; Fungi - 0; Plants - 14; Viruses - 0; Other Eukaryotes - 0 (source: NCBI BLink).): MKSTVMMIFLIIYLLIAVPCFAKGSEQTDSEVYEIDYRGPETHNSRPPPETMHGKPPYIHHNTSAAGLGAHVGGKN; the protein is encoded by the exons ATGAAATCGACCGTCATGATGATTTTCCTCATTATCTACCTCCTCATCGCCGTGCCTTGCTTCGCTAAAG GATCGGAGCAAACGGATTCAGAGGTGTACGAGATCGATTACAGGGGACCAGAGACTCATAACTCTAGACCTCCACCGGAAACTATGCACGGCAAGCCACCGTACATCCACCATAATACCTCCGCCGCTGGGCTCGGTGCTCATGTAGGAGGAAAGA ACTAG
- a CDS encoding uncharacterized protein (unknown protein; Has 1 Blast hits to 1 proteins in 1 species: Archae - 0; Bacteria - 0; Metazoa - 0; Fungi - 0; Plants - 1; Viruses - 0; Other Eukaryotes - 0 (source: NCBI BLink).), whose product MYFTPKDGHELCHSHQCLLIWFTVRDVVLIGMKMRGWSRSSKDKHNARAPSYIYKPLHFVVSRFLDSCSLRRMQLNLSLMM is encoded by the exons ATGTATTTTACCCCTAAAGATGGTCATGAGCTCTGCCATAGCCACCAATGTCTTTTGATATGGTTCACTGTTCGAGATGTAGTCTTGATTGGCATGAAAATG aGAGGTTGGTCCAGGAGCAGTAAAGACAAACATAATGCACGAGCtccttcatatatatacaagccATTGCATTTTGTGGTCTCAAGATTCTTGGACTCATGCAGTCTTCGGAGGATGCAGCTAAATCTGTCATTGATGATGTAG